A single bacterium DNA region contains:
- a CDS encoding IclR family transcriptional regulator, translating to MLVKSAERTLNLLELLSEQRQGLSLADISHALRIPKSSALQILRTLEAREYVARDHVTSRFRLDVRVFALGRAYAESMDLVREGQRVLAELSRTLDETCHLAVLAGLDVVYVAKEESSQPMRMVSAVGRRLPAHATGVGKILLAMLDERVLNARLKGVRLARLTPQTITTAARLREELRVTRDRWFAFDREESTDGLRCLATPILDQHGHVIAAISASVPAVRLPAERIPEVLGKVCDAARRVSRALGFQGAYRGALGAERDRSGSWGQRPVAAGRR from the coding sequence ATGCTGGTCAAGTCGGCCGAGCGGACCCTCAACCTGTTGGAGCTGCTCAGCGAGCAGCGGCAGGGGCTGTCGCTCGCCGACATCAGCCACGCCCTGCGGATCCCCAAGTCCAGCGCCCTGCAGATCCTCCGGACGCTGGAGGCCCGCGAATACGTCGCGCGCGACCACGTCACCAGCCGGTTCCGGCTGGACGTGCGCGTCTTCGCGCTCGGCCGCGCGTACGCAGAAAGCATGGACCTCGTCCGAGAAGGCCAGCGTGTGCTCGCAGAGCTCTCGCGGACGCTCGACGAGACCTGTCACTTGGCCGTGCTGGCCGGGCTGGACGTGGTCTATGTCGCCAAGGAAGAGTCCAGCCAGCCGATGCGCATGGTGTCCGCGGTCGGGCGGCGGCTCCCGGCGCACGCGACGGGGGTGGGCAAGATCCTGCTGGCGATGCTCGACGAACGGGTGCTGAACGCCCGGCTCAAGGGTGTGCGCTTGGCCCGGCTGACTCCTCAGACGATCACGACGGCCGCTCGCCTGCGCGAAGAGCTGCGCGTGACCCGGGATCGATGGTTCGCGTTCGACCGGGAGGAATCGACCGATGGTCTGCGGTGCCTGGCGACCCCGATCCTGGACCAGCACGGACACGTGATCGCGGCGATCAGCGCGTCGGTGCCTGCCGTGCGGTTGCCCGCGGAGCGCATCCCCGAGGTCCTGGGGAAGGTCTGCGACGCCGCCCGGCGCGTGTCGCGGGCCCTCGGGTTCCAGGGCGCGTATCGAGGGGCGCTCGGCGCGGAGCGCGACCGCTCGGGGTCGTGGGGGCAACGGCCTGTCGCGGCGGGACGGCGTTAG